Within Mongoliitalea daihaiensis, the genomic segment AATAATTATGAAATTAACACACCCCCACAAGAATCCCTATTTGCCCCTGTCACAGAAGCCAAGGTATTAATTTCATTTCTCAAACGAAGCACACCCAAGAATGCAAAGATCAGCGCTTCTTTAAATTGGATGACTTGCTCTCCAATGGGGAGAATCTGTGCTTTTTCTAGGAGCATTGCTTCTAATCGCTCGACAAAATACCGATTGAATGCTCCTCCTCCTGTGAGAATGACGCTTGCTTTTCTTTCTTCTTTTGCCTCAATACATGCAGCAATTTGAATTGCGTAGTGCTCTACAAGCGTATGCAGGATATTGGATACTTTTTCTCCCGAATCTATACATTCGAAAAAAGAAGCTAAATCTTCACGGCCAAGAGACTTAGCACCCGATTTTTTGTAAAAACGATGTTTATTCAATGCTTTCAGAAGTTTGGGTATCAGCTTGCCGCTTTTGGCCAAGGCTCCATTGGCATCATACGGCATTTTTTTCTTTTGGGCAAAATGGTTGAGTAGGAGGTTAAATGGGCAGATATCAAAGGCCACTCGATGACCAGCTTGGTCCATGCTGATGTTGGCGATGCCCCCCAGGTTGATGCAATAGTCAAACTCTCCAAAGAGCAATTGATCTCCAATGGGAACCAAAGGAGCCCCTTGTCCACCCAACTGTATATCTAGCATCCGAAAATCATTGATTACAGGCAATCCACAGGCTACATGTAGGGACCATGCATTTCCGATTTGCAAGCTTAGACCTTTTTGGGGTTGATGAAATACGGTGTGACCGTGAGAAGCTATAGCTTGGGGCTGAATGTTATATTTTTTGCAGAACTCCTTCACCTGCTCACCCATCCACTTGCCGAATGATACATCTAAAAGTGCTAAATCTAAGCCTGACAGCTCATGACATTGGCGAAGTTGTTTGCCAAGTTTTTTGGGAAAAGGAATAGTTTCCGCATGGGGGATTGCGAAGGACCATTGCCCATCAAAGTCAAAAGTAGTGTAGGCAATATCCAATCCATCCCCTGATGTTCCTGACATCAATCCGATCATTTGGTAACTCTGTGAAGACTGCATGGTTAAAATATGTTAAATATCTTGTCGTAAAGTTAATTTTAATTTAGCCAAAATAAAGGCTTAGTGAATTTATCTACCTTTAAAATCTGTAAGCAAACGTATGAAGCAACTCATTGTAGATATTGGGA encodes:
- a CDS encoding anhydro-N-acetylmuramic acid kinase; amino-acid sequence: MQSSQSYQMIGLMSGTSGDGLDIAYTTFDFDGQWSFAIPHAETIPFPKKLGKQLRQCHELSGLDLALLDVSFGKWMGEQVKEFCKKYNIQPQAIASHGHTVFHQPQKGLSLQIGNAWSLHVACGLPVINDFRMLDIQLGGQGAPLVPIGDQLLFGEFDYCINLGGIANISMDQAGHRVAFDICPFNLLLNHFAQKKKMPYDANGALAKSGKLIPKLLKALNKHRFYKKSGAKSLGREDLASFFECIDSGEKVSNILHTLVEHYAIQIAACIEAKEERKASVILTGGGAFNRYFVERLEAMLLEKAQILPIGEQVIQFKEALIFAFLGVLRLRNEINTLASVTGANRDSCGGVLIS